In the Pirellulales bacterium genome, one interval contains:
- a CDS encoding putative Ig domain-containing protein produces MTLTAGPKSRPHRKSADGRTEKGGTLDISGRSLRLDPLEERRLLSLSYTLTALGDLSGGTFESAGLGINDSGKVAGYATDNTLGGYPTQKASTIVPPATWTNIGVLSGDNASYARRINSAGNFVGRSGQANIFPYLPTNLDQALYYNGSSKIDIGDFSGGQNSSEAFDLNNSNVVVGASDSSTGFRAFRWTQAGGMVNLGDLPGGNDISAAYGINDDGVIVGSSGATTGLVPFVWTQTNGMQALQAGAVISGNQYAEAYDVTNTGYAVGRSAFSDNTGSVVVATVWDTTVPNAAPIPLPLVPNPNSPGQFSGESAATAANESGVAVGWAKFGTGPSAFQRAWVYVPGQGTFELTGLINLSGWELISAMDVNEDGWITGYGKNPSGNQEGFLLKPINDSPVLDPISPYTFEINPGQTVSFTAHATDPQSESITYSLGPGAPASASINPTTGAFTYTPVASDPSNVAITIIATDGGPQISTDSQAVFVGIRRPVIFYDNFSSGSLGGSWSTSVTGGGSVTVNATNSVTAGTNGLLFQSNGADSVKDLASATLTLNMAGRTKGMLVFHQLEGAYGGSQDDENDALASSFTTGSAGSLGDGVAISIDGTNWYRLEDVRTSTSQPTTGIDRLGDGLWQLQEFDLKANIDRINTQFPTANLSFTNNFRIRFSQLGTAAFPTDGWAIDEVKVYDNAQFIDVATTPSNVFHRIDSTDPNVYYRVAKFGTVNASTPVLVSVHGTLREIYMHTRDWQDYVKNPANGVTGLVVVAPYFPAGGPYDDYGNTLSWDTADALNADRALIDILDSLGAAGIGNTSQVYLHGFSQGAGFAERFTAAHPTRVAALSVAGADDHMFPTSQYAFPYAFAPNLAHPTPDGVTLDKTAYLSKRIQLYVGQGDELAIDISEAAQAQGLVRTHRAMNMYNAMHDTSDSLGIPTSNYQYKFHVAEGVDHIYPKSELGVFYNFLFGSFNPAEAPIEVFPRIVTTPTATETVASLPNEPGIVNENSNYYIEIWVKSNTSTGVKNGSIDLVFDTDEVDPVSLAYSSIFSQNQTGTIDDPAGRVRNFGAQTPNANVGVSSYALLGRITMHANPVNLMINGQMFLNVEQGTDPFTYTTNVDPRTDFSGITRTDVKLLNIPPTIADISDKVINEGSNLSFLVTATDPENTTITYSLVNPPSGATIHPTAGSFNWTPNDGTGGTVQVTVRATDSGSPTKYDDFTFNVQVNNVAPTATITPAFAAQYRGETVTYTLGASDVSSVDAASSFTWNIDWDNNGTYDQTVSGPVGTTVTHAFTTSGTKTIKVRATDKDGGVGAGSTTNVTVSTYLVRANGAQNNLYWGGTNGFDYVYFVNSGTTVSIFLQFENSALVNQLVQVTGINGRIRVYGYDGLDVLSTELVYTRQTELYGGNGDDALYGGTRQDTLDGGIGGDLLVGGPWNNSDVNDRLFGGDGNDILIGSYGPDTLDGGPGQDLLIADYINLPNIDDYYAYVTGSQALWQDSDPYQVNVDELQYDTWLPGDTVITDGSVDVLIGGSDLDWFFDDVGQDNSTDNQINELETDSN; encoded by the coding sequence ATGACGTTGACCGCCGGACCGAAATCTCGCCCGCATCGTAAGTCGGCTGACGGACGGACCGAGAAAGGTGGGACGCTCGATATCTCAGGCCGCTCACTGCGGCTCGATCCGCTCGAAGAGCGGCGTCTGCTGTCGCTGAGTTACACGCTTACGGCGCTGGGCGATTTGTCCGGCGGCACGTTCGAAAGTGCCGGCCTCGGCATTAACGACAGCGGCAAAGTCGCCGGCTACGCCACCGACAATACGCTGGGTGGCTACCCCACGCAGAAAGCGTCGACCATCGTCCCGCCGGCGACCTGGACCAATATCGGCGTGCTCAGCGGCGATAACGCTTCTTACGCCCGACGCATCAATAGCGCCGGCAATTTCGTCGGCCGCAGCGGCCAGGCCAATATCTTCCCTTACTTGCCGACCAATCTCGACCAGGCCCTGTATTACAACGGCTCGTCGAAGATCGACATCGGCGATTTCTCGGGCGGTCAGAACTCGTCCGAGGCTTTCGACCTGAACAACAGCAACGTCGTCGTGGGCGCGAGCGATTCGAGCACGGGTTTCCGCGCCTTCCGATGGACCCAAGCCGGCGGCATGGTCAATCTAGGCGACCTGCCGGGCGGGAATGACATTAGCGCCGCCTACGGGATCAACGACGACGGCGTGATCGTCGGCTCCAGCGGAGCCACGACCGGCCTGGTGCCGTTCGTGTGGACCCAGACCAACGGTATGCAAGCCTTGCAGGCCGGGGCCGTGATCTCGGGCAACCAATACGCCGAAGCCTACGACGTCACCAATACCGGCTATGCCGTTGGACGCTCGGCCTTCAGCGACAATACCGGTTCGGTCGTCGTCGCTACCGTCTGGGACACCACCGTGCCCAATGCCGCGCCGATTCCGCTGCCCTTGGTGCCGAATCCCAATTCGCCGGGACAGTTCTCGGGCGAATCGGCCGCCACCGCGGCCAACGAATCGGGCGTCGCGGTCGGTTGGGCCAAGTTCGGCACCGGCCCCAGCGCCTTCCAACGGGCCTGGGTGTATGTGCCCGGCCAAGGCACTTTCGAACTGACCGGCCTGATCAATCTCTCGGGCTGGGAATTGATCAGCGCGATGGACGTGAATGAAGACGGCTGGATTACCGGCTACGGGAAGAATCCCAGCGGCAACCAGGAAGGCTTCTTGCTCAAGCCGATCAACGACAGTCCGGTGCTCGATCCGATCTCGCCCTACACGTTCGAGATCAACCCGGGCCAGACGGTCAGCTTCACCGCCCATGCCACGGACCCGCAGAGCGAATCGATCACCTACAGCCTTGGCCCCGGTGCCCCGGCGAGTGCGTCGATCAATCCGACAACCGGCGCGTTCACCTACACGCCCGTGGCCAGCGACCCGTCGAATGTTGCGATCACGATCATCGCGACCGATGGCGGGCCCCAAATCAGCACCGATTCGCAAGCGGTCTTCGTGGGGATTCGCCGGCCGGTGATCTTCTACGACAACTTCAGCAGCGGCTCGCTGGGCGGCTCTTGGTCGACCAGCGTCACTGGAGGCGGCTCTGTCACGGTCAACGCGACCAACTCGGTAACCGCCGGTACCAACGGCCTGTTGTTCCAGTCGAACGGTGCCGACAGCGTGAAGGACCTGGCCAGCGCGACGCTCACGCTCAATATGGCGGGCCGCACCAAAGGCATGCTCGTCTTCCACCAGTTGGAAGGCGCGTACGGCGGCTCTCAGGACGACGAGAACGATGCCCTGGCCTCGTCGTTCACGACGGGCTCAGCCGGTTCGCTGGGCGACGGCGTGGCGATCAGCATCGATGGGACCAATTGGTACCGGCTCGAAGATGTCCGTACTTCCACCTCGCAACCCACGACTGGCATCGATCGCTTGGGCGACGGCCTGTGGCAGCTGCAGGAGTTCGATCTCAAGGCCAACATCGATCGCATCAACACCCAGTTCCCGACGGCGAATCTGAGCTTTACCAACAACTTCCGGATTCGCTTTTCGCAGCTCGGTACCGCGGCCTTCCCCACCGACGGTTGGGCCATTGATGAGGTCAAGGTTTACGACAACGCGCAATTCATCGACGTTGCCACGACGCCGAGCAACGTGTTCCATCGGATCGACTCGACCGACCCGAACGTCTACTACCGCGTCGCCAAGTTCGGCACCGTCAACGCCTCGACGCCGGTGCTGGTCTCGGTGCACGGTACGTTGCGTGAAATCTACATGCACACCCGTGATTGGCAGGACTACGTCAAGAATCCGGCTAACGGGGTGACGGGCCTGGTCGTCGTCGCGCCCTACTTCCCGGCGGGCGGTCCTTACGACGACTACGGCAACACCTTATCGTGGGACACGGCCGACGCCCTGAATGCGGATCGTGCGCTGATCGACATCCTCGATTCTCTCGGTGCCGCTGGTATCGGGAACACGAGCCAGGTGTACCTGCACGGGTTCTCACAGGGTGCCGGCTTTGCCGAACGCTTTACCGCGGCGCACCCGACGCGCGTGGCGGCCCTCAGCGTGGCTGGTGCCGACGACCACATGTTCCCGACGAGCCAATACGCCTTCCCCTACGCTTTCGCGCCGAACCTGGCCCATCCGACTCCCGATGGTGTCACGCTCGACAAGACCGCGTACCTGTCAAAGCGGATCCAGCTCTACGTGGGCCAGGGTGACGAGCTGGCGATCGACATCAGCGAAGCGGCCCAGGCTCAGGGCCTGGTGCGCACGCATCGCGCCATGAACATGTACAACGCGATGCACGACACGTCGGATTCGCTCGGCATCCCGACGAGCAACTATCAGTACAAGTTCCACGTGGCGGAAGGCGTCGACCACATCTATCCCAAGTCGGAACTCGGAGTCTTCTACAACTTCCTCTTCGGGTCGTTCAACCCGGCCGAAGCTCCGATCGAGGTGTTCCCGCGGATCGTCACGACGCCGACAGCCACCGAAACGGTCGCATCGCTGCCGAACGAGCCGGGGATCGTCAACGAGAACTCGAACTATTACATCGAGATCTGGGTCAAGTCGAATACCTCGACGGGCGTCAAGAACGGCTCGATCGACCTCGTGTTCGACACCGACGAGGTCGACCCGGTCTCGCTGGCGTATAGCAGCATCTTCTCGCAGAACCAGACCGGCACAATCGACGACCCGGCCGGCCGCGTGCGGAACTTCGGGGCCCAAACCCCGAATGCCAACGTGGGCGTCAGCAGCTATGCGTTGCTCGGCCGCATCACGATGCACGCCAACCCGGTGAACCTGATGATCAACGGCCAGATGTTCCTCAACGTCGAGCAGGGTACGGACCCGTTCACGTACACGACGAACGTCGATCCGCGCACCGATTTCAGCGGCATCACTCGGACCGATGTGAAGCTGCTGAATATCCCGCCGACCATCGCCGATATCTCCGACAAGGTGATCAACGAGGGCAGCAACCTGTCGTTCCTCGTCACGGCGACCGATCCGGAAAACACGACGATTACCTACAGCCTCGTGAATCCGCCGTCCGGTGCGACGATTCATCCCACGGCCGGTTCGTTCAACTGGACGCCGAACGATGGAACCGGCGGCACGGTTCAGGTGACCGTCCGGGCAACGGACTCCGGCTCGCCGACCAAGTACGACGACTTTACGTTTAACGTCCAGGTCAACAACGTGGCCCCCACGGCGACCATCACGCCGGCGTTTGCCGCGCAGTACCGCGGCGAGACGGTGACCTATACGCTGGGCGCCTCGGATGTCTCGTCGGTCGATGCCGCCAGCAGCTTCACCTGGAACATCGATTGGGACAACAACGGGACCTACGACCAGACGGTCTCTGGCCCGGTCGGCACGACGGTCACGCATGCCTTTACGACCAGTGGCACCAAGACCATCAAGGTGCGTGCCACTGACAAGGACGGCGGCGTCGGGGCGGGCTCCACGACCAATGTGACCGTCAGCACCTACCTGGTGCGGGCGAATGGTGCCCAGAACAACCTGTACTGGGGCGGCACCAACGGGTTCGACTACGTCTACTTCGTCAACTCGGGTACCACGGTCTCGATCTTCCTGCAGTTCGAGAACAGCGCTCTCGTCAATCAACTCGTCCAGGTCACCGGCATCAATGGGCGTATCCGTGTGTACGGCTACGACGGCCTGGACGTCTTGTCGACGGAGCTGGTGTATACCCGCCAGACCGAACTTTACGGCGGTAACGGCGACGATGCCTTGTACGGCGGTACGCGGCAAGACACGCTCGACGGCGGGATTGGCGGCGACTTGCTCGTCGGCGGTCCGTGGAACAATTCGGACGTGAACGACCGTCTCTTCGGTGGCGACGGCAACGACATCTTGATCGGCAGCTACGGTCCGGACACCCTCGATGGCGGGCCCGGTCAGGACTTGTTGATCGCCGACTACATCAACCTGCCCAATATCGACGACTATTATGCGTACGTGACCGGTTCGCAGGCCCTGTGGCAGGACAGCGACCCGTACCAGGTCAACGTCGACGAACTGCAGTACGACACCTGGTTGCCGGGCGATACCGTGATTACCGACGGCTCGGTCGACGTGCTGATCGGCGGATCGGATCTCGACTGGTTCTTCGACGACGTAGGCCAGGACAACTCGACCGACAACCAGATCAACGAGTTGGAAACCGACTCCAACTAG